The following DNA comes from Micromonospora chokoriensis.
CGAGGCGGACCTCGCCCGGTGGACCGGTGGGGTGGGCGTCACCACCGTCTCCAACGGCACGGCGGCGCTGCACGTGGCGTACGCGGCCGCCGGGGTGGGACCGGGTGACGAGGTGGTCGTCTCGCCGATGACGTTCGTGGCGACGGCCAGCAGCGCCGCCGCCCTCGGCGCGACGATCGTGTTCGCCGACGTGGAGGACGAGACCTTCTGCCTCGACCCGGCAGCGGCGGCCGACGCCGTCACCTCGCGTACCCGGGTCGTCGCCGCCGTCGACTACGCCGGCCACCCCGCCGACTACGACGCGCTGCGGACGTCGTTGGTGGGCTCCGACGCGTTGTTACTCGCCGACGCGGCACACTCGATCGGCGGCACGTACCACGGTCGACCGGTCGGCTCGCTCGCCGACCTGACCACCTTCTCGTTCTTCCCGACGAAGAACCTGACCACCGCCGAGGGCGGCGCCGTCGCGGCGCTCGACCCGGCCGCGCTGCAGCGGGCCCGCCGTTTCCGCACCATCGGCCTGGTCCGCGACCGCGCCGAGTTCCGCTGTCCCGACGAGGGCGGCTGGCACCAGGAGGTGCACCAGTTCGGGCTGAACTACCGGCTGCCCGACGTGCTCTGCGCGCTGGGTCGCAGTCAACTGCGCCGCCTCGGCGAGTTCAAGGCCCGCCGGGCCGCGCTGGTCGCCCGCTACGACGAGGCACTGGCCGACCTGGACGGTGTGCTGACGCCGACCCGGAAGTCGTGGGCCGACCCGCTCTGGCACCTGTACCCGATCCGCGTGCTCGACGGGCGTCGCCGCGAGGTGTACGACCGGATGCGGGCCGCCGGCATCGGTGTCCAGGTCAACTACGTCCCGGTGTACTGGCACCCGGTCTTCGCCGACCTGGGCTACCGGCGCGGGTCCTGCCCGGTGGCCGAGTCGTTCTACTCGCAGCAGCTGTCGTTGCCGCTCTACCCGGGGCTCAGCGACGCCGACCAGGATCGCGTCATCGACGCGCTGACCTCGGCCCTGCGGGCCGGCTCGGTGCGTACCACCGCCTGATGGGAACCTGATGCACCACGCCAACCACTTCTACGGTCATGCGCACGTGCTGGCCCGCTACGCCGGCCTCGGCGACCGGCACCCACCCCGGATCAACGGGTACGTGCAGCACGGCTGGAACATCGGTGACGGCCTGGCACCCGGCCACCCGTACGCCGACCGCACCCCCAGCCTGCTCTGGTCGGAGCAGACCCGCCGGCGGGCCTGGTCGGTGGGTCGCCGCAACGTGGTCGTCATCGGGGCGCCGTTCACCTACCTGCTGGCCATGCGCCCGGAGGACCCCCCGGCCGAGGAGCGCGAGGGCACCATCTGGTACCCGTTCCACGGCTGGGAGGGTCAGCACGTCAAGGGCGACCACCGTCAGTTGATCGCCCTCATCCAGGCCACCGAACCGGGCCCGGTCACGGTCTGCCTCTACTGGCACGAGTACCGGATGCGCAACGTCCGCCGCCTCTACGAGCGGGCCGGGTTCCGGGTGATCTGCCACGGTTACCGGGGGCACTGGTGGAAGGACACCGACCCGGAGTTCCTCGACAAGCAACTGACCGAGCTGCGTCGGCACCGCCGGGTGGCCTCCAACCGGCTGACCAGCGCGATCTTCTACGGCATCGCCGCGGGTTGCGAGCCGGCGGTCTACGGCGACCCGATGATCCTGTCCAACGAGGACCCGACCTTCGGCGGCACCGCCCGCATCCGCCGGCAGTGGCCGGAGCTGCACGGCACCGCTGTCGACCTGCCCACCGCTGTCGAGATCGCCCGCACCGAACTGGGCACCGACCACCGCTGCACGCCGGCCGAGCTGCGTGAGCTGCTCGGCTGGGCGAACCTCCCGGAGGAAGAGGACGACCGTGACGACTGAGACGGCACCCGCCGGCCGCATCACCCTGCCGGGCGGCGAGATGCTGGCCTGGTCGGACCTGCCGCAGCAGCGGTTGGCCGACGGTGGTCCCCTCGCCGCCCTCGCCACCCGGCTCGTGCCTCCGGGCACCCGGGTCCTGCTCGCCGGGCCGCACGATCCGGCCCTGCTCGGCCAACTCGGCCACGCCGAGGTGACCTGCCTGCTGCGCAGCCACCCGGACGCGGTCGCGCTGGCACCCCGGGCCGCCCACGTGGTGGTGGGCGGCCCGGCCGGGCTGCCCGACGACGAGACGTACGACGTGGTGATCGCCGCCGCCGGCCTGGACCCGGTGGAGTCGGTGGAGGGCACCCGGCTCGGCTGGAGCGGTGTGCTGGCGCGACTGGTCGCCGCCGTACGGCCCGGTGGCGCGCTGCTCCTGCGCCTGGACAACCCGCTCGGTCTGCACCGACTCGTCTCCGCCACCCCCTGGTACGCCGCCCGGGACGACTCCGCCTGGGTGATCGGTGGAGTGCTGGACCGCGGCCACCCGGCCAACCGCGACCAGCTCCGCGACCGGCTCACCGAGGCGGGACTGCGACCGACGGCGTGCTGGGCCGCGTACCCCGATGCCGGCAGCCCGACCGCGCTGCTCGACGCCGACCACCTCGACCGGGACGCCGGATCCGGCCTCTTCGACGCCGTGCTGCACGGTGCCTGCGCGGGCGGCTCCACGAGGGACACCGTGCTCCAGGACCCGGCGCGGCTGGCGGTCGACGCGCTGCACGCCGGGCGCGCCGCCGACCTCGCGCCGGGTTGGCTGGTGCTCGCCCACCGCCCCGCCGACGGGGAGCGCCCGCCCGCCGCCGACCGGGACCTGCCGGTGGCGCTGATCCAGACCGGCCGTCCCGGGATCGGCGTGGCGGAGGTGCTGCACGGCCCGTCGGGTTGGCGGTGGGGGCTCGCCCCGACCACCGGAAGGCAGACGCCGTCCGCCGCGCCGTTCGCCAGCCGCGAGGCCGCGTACCGGGACGCGGACGCGTTGTCCGGGCCGGTGCCCTCCGGTCGGCTGCTGCGTACCCTGCTGCTCGACGCGGCCCTGCGCCGCGACCTGACGACGGTGCGCACGCTGCTGCACGGGTACGCGGGCTGGCTCGCCGACCAGGCCGACGCCGACGGTCGGATCGCCGGGGCGGCGGCGCTGGCCGAGGCCGACAACGTGGTCGTCGACGGTGAGCGGTACGCGGTGCTCGACCCCAGCTGGCGGGCCACCGGCGCGTTGCCGACCGACGTGGTGCTGGCACGCGGCCTGTGGCGTTTCGCCGCGGCTCTGCTCACCGGCGGGTACGCCCACCCGTGGTCGTCCACCCTCGACGTCCCGGGTCTGACGGTGGTGCTCGGCGGCCTCGCCGGGCGCGACCTCGACCGCGCGACCGTCACCGAGGCGGTGGAGACCGAGGCCGCCATCGCCGCCGCCCTGCACGGGTTGGACGTCGACGGCAGGATCAACCTCGCCACCGAGCTGCGGACCGTCGCACCGACCGATCCGCCGATCGGCTTGCGCAGCTACCAGCAGCTCCGTGAGGCGTGGTTGCGTCAGCGCGAGGAGATCACCCGGCTGGCCGCGCTGACCGCGTGGACCGAGGAGCTGCTCACCTCGCGGGAGCGGGCGCTACGCCGCGCCGAGACGACCATCGGCCTGCTCAGCGGCTCGATCAGCTACCGGGTCGGCCGGCTCGCCATCACCCCGGCCCGGCTGGCCAAACGGGGCGCCCGGGCCGCCAAGCGGCGGGCCACCGCCGTACTCGCGCCGAAACAGGAGGAGCAGCAGTGACCGGGTCGGCGGCGACCGGCCGGGTCGACGCGGCACCCCGGATCATCGGCATCGTGCAGGCGCGAATGGGGTCGTCCCGGCTGCCCGGCAAGGTGCTCCGCCCGCTCGCCGGGCGTTCCGTGCTGGGCCGGGTGGTCCGTGCCGCCGCCGACAGCGGGATCCTCGCCGATCTGGTGGTCGCGACCAGCACCGACCCGATCGACGACGCCGTGGTGGCCGAGTGCGACAGGCTGGGCGTGCCGTACCACCGAGGGCCGGTGGACGACGTGCTGGACCGGTTCCTGGGTGCGCTCGCGGCGCACCCCGGGGACGCGGTCATGCGGTTCACCGCCGACTGCCCGCTGCTCGACCCGGAGATCATCACCCTGGTCGCGTCGGTGTACCGGGCGGTCCCCGGGCTGGACTACGCCAGCACGTCGATCGCCCGCACCCTGCCCCGAGGGTTGGACGTCGAGATCATCCGGGCGGAGACGCTGCGTACCGTCGGCCGGCTCGCCACCGACCACCACCGCGTGCACGTCACGTCGTACGCGTACACCCATCCGGAGCTGTTCCGCGTGCTCGGCGTGACGCTCACCCCGGACCGCTCCGGGCTCCGGCTGACCCTCGACACCGAGCAGGACTGGGCACTGGTCAGCGCCGTCGTCGACCACTTCGGCGACATCAGCGTGCCGCTGGCGAAGCTCACCGACTGGCTCGACGGGCAACCTGACCTGCGCGCGCTCAACGCCGACGTACGGCAGAAGCGGTTGGAGGAGTCCTGAGCACGCTACGGGTCGGGTTGCGCTGCGACGCGGGGCCACGGCGAGGCGTCGGCCACCTCGTCCGCTGCCTGGCGCTCGCCGAGGAGTTCCTGGCCCGGGGCGCCCACGTGGCCGTGTTCGGCACCGTCGAACGGCTCGGCTGGGCCACCGCCGAGCTCGCCGCGCGGGGTATCCCCCTGCACCCGGGCCCGGACACGCCGGACGGGCTGGTCGAGGCAGCCCGCCGACACGAGCTGGACGTGATGGTCCTCGACTCCTACGAACTGGACCCGGCCGGGGCGGGCGCGCTGCGCGACGCCGGTGTGTTCACGCTCGCCGTGATCGACGGGGACAGCCGGGGTCAGGTCGCCGACCTCTACCTGGACCAGAACTTCGGAGCGCAGCAACCGGAGCTGCCCGGACGGCTGCTCGCCGGCAGCGGGTACGCCCTGCTGCGCGACTCCGTGACCACCGCCCGACCGCCGGTGCCCCCGTCCCCCACGGCGGTCAGCCGCCCCCGGGTGCTGGCCTTCTTCGGCGGGACGGACGCCGTCGGCGCGGCCCCGGTGCTGACCCGGGTGCTGGTGGCCACCGGGCATCCGATGGACCTCACGGTCATCGTCGGCCGACCGGAGATCGAGGCCGAGGTGGAGGACGTCACCCCCGGTCGTGGGCAGATCGTCCGACCGGTTGCGCCCACCACCTCGCTGCCGACCCTGATCACCGAAGCCGACCTGGTGGTCAGCGCCGCCGGCACGTCCACCTGGGAACTCTGCTGCCTCGGCGCACCCGCCGCCCTCGTCTGCGTGGTCGACAACCAACGCGAGTCGTACCACCGGGTGGTGCGACACGGCCTCGCCGCCGGTCTCGGCGAGCTGCCGGAGCTGACCGCCGCCGGAGTCCCCGGACGGGCCGCCCGCGCGGCGGCGGCACGGACCCTGCACGGGCTGCTCAGCTCAGCGCAGCGGCGCGCGACCCTCGCCGGCCAGGCGTGGTCGACAGTCGACGGGCAGGGCCGGGCCCGGGTCGTCGACGCGGTGTGCGACGCCGTCTGCCCACCCGCCGCCGCCACGTCGTGATCGACGCTGCCGGCCCACCCGCCGCCTCCACGCGGTGATCGACTCCGGGTCGGCGATGTGGGGGTGTCCGGGCAGCGGGACGGCGCCACCTCGCCGAGACGAACCGCCACTAGCACTGGTGTACGAAAGAGCTGCTAGGGTGACCGGATGACGCAGGCCGCCTACCAGCCGTCGATGCTCGACCTGACCGACGCCGGGCCGACAGTGCAGTCGTTGCCCGGCCAGATCCGCCGGCACCAGCTCAGCCGGGGCGCCTGGGTCGACCACCTCCCCGGCTGGGTGCACGGCTCCGACACGGTCCTCGACACCCTGCTGACCGAGGTGCCCTGGCGGGCCGAACGCCGCACCATGTTCGACAACGAGGTCGACGTGCCCCGCCTGCTCTGCTGGTACGACGGCGACGCTCCACTGCCGCACCCGGTGCTCACCGCGGCCCGGGCCGCGCTGACCAGGCACTACGCTCCCGAGCTGGGCGAACCCTTCGTCACCGCCGGCATGTGCCTCTACCGCTCCGGTCGGGACAGCGTGGCCTGGCACGGCGACACCATCGGCCGCTCCGCGCACACCGACACGGTCGTCGCGATCGTCTCCTTCGGCGCGCCCCGGCCCCTGCTGTTGCGCCCGCGCGGCGGTGGCGACAGCCTGCGCTTCCCGGTGGGCCACGGCGACCTGATCGTGATGGGCGGCTCGTGCCAACGCACCTGGGAACACGCCGTCCCGAAGACCACCCGCCCGGTCGGCCCCCGGGTCAGCGTCCAGTTCCGCCCCGTCGACGTCGCCTGAGTGCCCTGTCGTTCTCAGAGCAGGCCGGCGAGTTTGTAGAGGACCAGCGAGCCGGCGACGGCGACGTTCAGGCTCTGGCCATGCCCGATCATGGGGATCTCCACGGCCGCGTCCAACTGGTCGAGAGCCTCGGGCGGGATGCCGCTCGACTCATGCCCGAGCAGCACCACGGTGCGCCCCCGAGCGGCGGGCAGGTCACCGAGCCGGACGGCCTCGTCGGCCAACTCCACCCCGAGGATCCGGGCGCCACCGGCCCGTTCGGCGGCCAACCACCGCAGCGGACTGCCGACCCGGTGGACGCAGCCCGGCCGGCGCAGGGTGTTGCCGCGGGCCAGGGCCTCGTCCACCCACCGGAACGGCGGCACGGCCAGGCAGGCGCCGACCGCGTCGCAGGTGCGCAGGAGGGTACCCAGATTCGCACCGTGCAGGGGCCACAGCGGAGCGGCGATCAGGTGCCCCCAGCAGCGATGGTGACGGGGTCGGCGGGCGGCGCGCACCTCGCGCGGCGGCCGAACCCGGATGGCGGCGCTCACGCCGCGTCGGCGACTCCGCCGGACAGAAGAGAGTTCATGTGAGAGGCGCTTGGCGGCGCGCCCGGGCCATCGTCGACAACAGAACCCTCATCTTAACGCGCAGGCCCCTCCGCATGATCGTGCTCGATCACAGATCGAGATCGAGCACGATCATCGGCGGTTCGAACGCCTGAAGGCCGCGTTCGTGGTCAGTCGCGTTCGATGAGGTGGCCTACCACCGTCGGGCCGAGCATCACCGCGAAGCCGGAGCCGTCCCGGCGGGGGTCCGCCGCCGGCAACTCCACCGGCTCACCCGTGCCGGTCGCACCGACCGGGCGCGGACCCACCCAGGCAACCGCCACCTCCGTCTCACCCTTGAGGAAGCGGTGCGCGCGCACGCCGCCGGTCGCCCGACCCTTCGCCGGGTACGCCTTGAACGGCGTCACCTTGACCGTCGCTCCGGTGGAGGTGACGACCATCGGCTCGCCATGCCCCGGATCGTCGGTACGCACCGCCCCGAAGAACGCCACCCGTGCCCCGGTCGGCAGGTTGATGCCGGCCATTCCCCCGCCCTTGAGGCCCTGCGGACGGACCAGCCCGGCGGAGAAGCGCAGCAGTGCCGCGTCCGAGGTGACGAAGGTCAGCGTCTCGTCGCCGTCGGTCAGCCAGGTCGCCCCGACCACCTCGTCGCCCTCACGAAGACCGATCACCTCGAACTCGTCGGACCGCACCGGCCACTCCGGAGCGCAGACCTTCACCACGCCCAACCGGGTGCCC
Coding sequences within:
- a CDS encoding cytidylyltransferase domain-containing protein — encoded protein: MGSSRLPGKVLRPLAGRSVLGRVVRAAADSGILADLVVATSTDPIDDAVVAECDRLGVPYHRGPVDDVLDRFLGALAAHPGDAVMRFTADCPLLDPEIITLVASVYRAVPGLDYASTSIARTLPRGLDVEIIRAETLRTVGRLATDHHRVHVTSYAYTHPELFRVLGVTLTPDRSGLRLTLDTEQDWALVSAVVDHFGDISVPLAKLTDWLDGQPDLRALNADVRQKRLEES
- a CDS encoding alpha-ketoglutarate-dependent dioxygenase AlkB, with translation MTQAAYQPSMLDLTDAGPTVQSLPGQIRRHQLSRGAWVDHLPGWVHGSDTVLDTLLTEVPWRAERRTMFDNEVDVPRLLCWYDGDAPLPHPVLTAARAALTRHYAPELGEPFVTAGMCLYRSGRDSVAWHGDTIGRSAHTDTVVAIVSFGAPRPLLLRPRGGGDSLRFPVGHGDLIVMGGSCQRTWEHAVPKTTRPVGPRVSVQFRPVDVA
- a CDS encoding PseG/SpsG family protein, producing MSTLRVGLRCDAGPRRGVGHLVRCLALAEEFLARGAHVAVFGTVERLGWATAELAARGIPLHPGPDTPDGLVEAARRHELDVMVLDSYELDPAGAGALRDAGVFTLAVIDGDSRGQVADLYLDQNFGAQQPELPGRLLAGSGYALLRDSVTTARPPVPPSPTAVSRPRVLAFFGGTDAVGAAPVLTRVLVATGHPMDLTVIVGRPEIEAEVEDVTPGRGQIVRPVAPTTSLPTLITEADLVVSAAGTSTWELCCLGAPAALVCVVDNQRESYHRVVRHGLAAGLGELPELTAAGVPGRAARAAAARTLHGLLSSAQRRATLAGQAWSTVDGQGRARVVDAVCDAVCPPAAATS
- a CDS encoding TrmH family RNA methyltransferase — encoded protein: MSAAIRVRPPREVRAARRPRHHRCWGHLIAAPLWPLHGANLGTLLRTCDAVGACLAVPPFRWVDEALARGNTLRRPGCVHRVGSPLRWLAAERAGGARILGVELADEAVRLGDLPAARGRTVVLLGHESSGIPPEALDQLDAAVEIPMIGHGQSLNVAVAGSLVLYKLAGLL
- a CDS encoding DegT/DnrJ/EryC1/StrS family aminotransferase, whose protein sequence is MTGMLPYGRQSVTEEDVAAVVDVLRGDWLTTGPQVDAFEADLARWTGGVGVTTVSNGTAALHVAYAAAGVGPGDEVVVSPMTFVATASSAAALGATIVFADVEDETFCLDPAAAADAVTSRTRVVAAVDYAGHPADYDALRTSLVGSDALLLADAAHSIGGTYHGRPVGSLADLTTFSFFPTKNLTTAEGGAVAALDPAALQRARRFRTIGLVRDRAEFRCPDEGGWHQEVHQFGLNYRLPDVLCALGRSQLRRLGEFKARRAALVARYDEALADLDGVLTPTRKSWADPLWHLYPIRVLDGRRREVYDRMRAAGIGVQVNYVPVYWHPVFADLGYRRGSCPVAESFYSQQLSLPLYPGLSDADQDRVIDALTSALRAGSVRTTA